In Acinetobacter sp. C32I, one genomic interval encodes:
- the rdgB gene encoding RdgB/HAM1 family non-canonical purine NTP pyrophosphatase, whose protein sequence is MSTQPWLNQGSLVLASNNKGKVVEFEHLFQQLDLPVEIIPQGKLDIEDAIEDGLSFVENAIIKARHASKLSGKPALADDSGLCVPILGGAPGIYSARYAGEHGNDAANNQKLLADLAPLRKDGEAIEGMFVCVLALVTHAEDPLPQIFQGIWKGEILAAARGENGFGYDPLFWLPELNISSAELSKADKNKISHRGQAMQLFKASLI, encoded by the coding sequence ATGTCTACCCAACCATGGCTCAACCAAGGCAGCCTTGTCCTTGCAAGTAATAACAAAGGCAAAGTGGTCGAATTTGAACATCTCTTTCAACAACTTGATCTTCCTGTCGAGATTATCCCTCAAGGTAAACTTGATATTGAAGATGCGATTGAAGACGGTCTCAGCTTTGTTGAAAATGCCATTATCAAAGCACGCCATGCCTCTAAGCTTTCAGGTAAACCTGCACTTGCAGATGACTCTGGACTGTGTGTCCCAATTTTAGGCGGTGCACCAGGCATCTACTCGGCACGCTATGCCGGTGAGCATGGTAATGATGCTGCCAACAACCAAAAACTGTTGGCCGATCTTGCGCCTTTGCGTAAAGACGGTGAAGCGATTGAAGGGATGTTTGTCTGTGTCTTGGCACTGGTCACGCATGCAGAAGATCCACTACCACAAATTTTCCAAGGCATCTGGAAAGGTGAGATTTTAGCAGCAGCACGTGGTGAAAACGGTTTTGGTTATGACCCTTTATTCTGGTTACCAGAATTAAATATTTCCAGTGCTGAACTGAGCAAAGCTGATAAAAATAAGATCAGCCATCGCGGTCAAGCGATGCAGTTATTTAAAGCCAGTCTGATTTAA
- the tatB gene encoding Sec-independent protein translocase protein TatB produces MLNLGMTEIFCFAVIALLVLGPDKLPEAARFVAKWYGKIKKFINNIQNEIDRELRLSEFREEMQKEIDKITELERRMQQQLDALKNTQTPSEADEVKTETKAPIIYTLFSQQAIIPFSLEYQKQLPFKLEPKRPTQPFDTELKIAV; encoded by the coding sequence ATGCTGAATTTGGGAATGACCGAAATCTTTTGCTTTGCCGTGATTGCATTGCTGGTGCTCGGTCCTGATAAATTGCCAGAAGCTGCACGGTTCGTAGCGAAATGGTATGGAAAAATTAAAAAGTTTATCAACAACATTCAGAACGAAATTGATCGAGAATTACGCCTTTCTGAGTTCCGCGAAGAAATGCAAAAAGAAATTGATAAAATCACTGAACTTGAACGCAGAATGCAACAACAGCTAGACGCGCTTAAAAATACACAAACGCCTTCTGAAGCTGACGAAGTAAAAACTGAGACGAAAGCCCCAATCATCTATACGCTTTTTTCTCAGCAAGCGATCATCCCTTTCAGTCTTGAATATCAAAAGCAGTTACCTTTCAAACTCGAGCCGAAGCGACCGACTCAACCGTTTGATACAGAATTAAAGATTGCCGTATGA
- the tatA gene encoding Sec-independent protein translocase subunit TatA, with product MAGLSIWHVLIFAIVVILLFGTSKLKNLGKDVGGAVKDFKKSMKEEEAATPLNEPRTIDAQVKNTESSVKS from the coding sequence ATGGCTGGTTTATCAATTTGGCATGTACTGATTTTTGCAATTGTAGTGATTCTACTGTTCGGTACATCGAAGCTAAAAAACCTCGGGAAAGATGTTGGCGGTGCAGTCAAAGACTTCAAAAAATCCATGAAAGAAGAAGAAGCGGCTACACCTTTAAATGAACCTCGCACCATTGATGCTCAAGTAAAAAATACTGAAAGCTCAGTAAAAAGCTAA
- a CDS encoding permease, with translation MTFILPISAFIFGLLLAQFKVAEQAKKILSSLLARLFIPVVIIYNMVFYQAGSFALMGFSFITSILLFYGFFHFSKDRLQALCVSYSNIGWLGFPFAIALFGEQISGAMIALYIGGSLFGNIWAVAAVSEGPTNYLATLHKVLKSPPVLALFAALMLWLLGAHHWQGNFVLEGLYDIAKFGMSFAGMCILGMWLRHTRVDMADLWLSMRTLMFKLLCGVVICTLTYYFIAIPQIESLLPVLFFLFCLPPAANIVALETHYQGTGISARYIAAGTIVSCVVIVVYGLLLHIKNALI, from the coding sequence ATGACCTTTATTCTCCCCATCAGTGCCTTTATTTTCGGGCTGTTGCTTGCTCAATTCAAAGTCGCGGAACAGGCAAAGAAAATTTTATCTTCTTTATTGGCACGCTTATTTATTCCTGTGGTGATCATCTACAACATGGTGTTCTATCAGGCAGGTAGCTTTGCACTAATGGGATTTAGTTTTATTACATCGATTCTTCTATTTTATGGTTTTTTCCACTTCTCAAAGGATCGCTTACAAGCGCTCTGTGTGAGTTATAGCAATATTGGCTGGCTGGGTTTTCCATTTGCCATCGCCTTATTTGGAGAGCAGATCAGTGGTGCCATGATCGCGCTGTATATTGGGGGTTCACTGTTTGGCAATATTTGGGCAGTTGCTGCGGTTTCAGAAGGGCCGACGAATTACCTTGCAACACTGCATAAAGTTCTTAAGTCACCGCCAGTCTTGGCCTTATTTGCAGCCTTGATGTTATGGCTCTTGGGGGCTCATCATTGGCAGGGCAATTTTGTTCTAGAGGGGTTGTATGATATTGCCAAATTTGGGATGAGCTTTGCGGGCATGTGTATTTTGGGGATGTGGCTGAGACATACCCGCGTAGATATGGCTGATTTGTGGCTGAGTATGCGAACCTTAATGTTCAAGCTCTTGTGTGGTGTGGTGATCTGTACGTTGACCTATTATTTTATTGCGATTCCGCAGATTGAATCATTGCTCCCTGTACTGTTTTTCTTATTTTGTTTACCGCCTGCCGCTAATATTGTTGCTTTGGAAACCCATTATCAAGGTACGGGCATTTCGGCTCGTTATATTGCTGCAGGAACCATCGTGAGCTGTGTGGTGATTGTGGTCTATGGTCTATTGCTGCATATAAAAAATGCCCTCATCTAG